From Gossypium raimondii isolate GPD5lz chromosome 11, ASM2569854v1, whole genome shotgun sequence:
CCACATTGCTAGATTTAACCCCTGGGCAACGAAAAGGCAAAGCACAAAAGCTTTTATAGAATGAGAGCAGTACTCAGACGAAAATGGGAAATTCAATGTTTTAAACTTGCGTATATATATCCTTTTACTAGGGCTTGTGTTAAACATCAAAGAAACGTTGTTGTAATTACCAGCTCTTTCGAAGATATTACTGGAATAGAATAAAACAGCATTGATGCCACTGAGTTGCTGAAGCACCAATAATCCAATCCCTACCTGCGGCATACCAATTAGCACTAAAACAAAAGACGGTTCCCTCAAAGGACaacacatgaaataaaaagattcAAATTCTACCGTCAAAGGATACCAATATCTTCTTCGCCTAAGATCTGCAAATCGAATTGTTGTTGTCTTCCTTGATGATGCTACGGCTCTCTGCAGGGAACAACTAAAATTCTCGTATATAGGAtgtgtaaatataaatatgagcAGTCTAGCGGTTGTATCGATAAGTCAGTACTTGTATACCTTGATATCATTAACTTCGACAGAAATATCCGTATCAAAACCACGCAAAACTTGCAAAGAGGCTTCAAATTCATCCGTCATTCCCATTTGTGCCTGGTATGCAACCCAGTCCCAAAACAACAACATATATACAAAAGGGATTATAAGAGGTCCAATCCAATATGAATGATAGCAATAGCAAGTTTCATACCAGCCATCGAGGAGATTCGGGTATGAAGAACAGCCCAGGTATCAATATTAGACATGGCAATATTCctacaaagaagaaagatgatgtCAATCTGTTAATCATAACACTGAGCATCCGTCCACCCATGGTAGCTTCTTGACCCATGTTCGAGTTCTATCACGCGTATGCATTCAAGATaggatattttcaaaattctcgaATCTGTTCAATTATTATGAAAACCTTTTACATATTGTTGGCCACATACCTAAAACTGCAAGCACTCTCCAATTTGTAAACAACCCCAACAGATAAGCCAGCATTATTCCAATAGTGACTGATAGCTATCCAGTAAACAAGTTAACTCCACCAATCagttaataaaagtattaagtATGGGATACTAATATGGATAAAAATGTGGAACAAACCTGGTTTACTGATCCAAGGCTTCCTCTCATGTTTTGGGGTGCTATCTCTGCTATATATACAGGTACCTACACACACAATTAACAGCATGATGTCACtgctattttaaccttttaattaaaaatacatatatgcttaTAAAATCGGATTTGATATTTTGTTCTTTGTCAACCCTGCCTACTTAAAAGGAGAAGAGAAGGAGTTGAAGTTACCGTGTACGAAATAATGCCGACACCGAAGCCTTCTAACAACCTTCCCATGAATAAAAATGAGGAATGCTGCAAATAGCAAAaggcataataaaattaattagcaACAAGCTTTGCATGGGAGACACAGCAACAATAACAGAAGTGGCGAAAGTGGCTCACATTGGCAAAAGATATGGCCAGCCATCCTATTATGTTTGGAATCGCTGCAATCAGTAACGACTGCAAATTCAACACACACAACATGCAGTATATTCAATGTTAAAAGAAGCAtgcatttaaatataaatacataaatgaggaatattaattaattgatttataagTTTTAGTTCTAAGCTGAAACATTGCATCAATCAAACAGTAAATAAGAGAAACCAAGAACTAATGAAATGATAAGATTCAGGataaatttcatatcatatataatttatctgacaccattttatgtttattcaaAGTTTGGATTTATTTGTTATCTTCGTAAGCTAAATTTATATGATAATGTTTTAGTCCATTTAGTATAAAtggattttaagaaaatttaatatcattcttttatgtattttattatttaaacttatgaaacatttttcatcaaaattaattatttcgatatttctatttgaatttttaataatgttattttcagagttttttataatctacatttttttctttttaaatttagtataaaattgaagtctcatttcaaaattttagtatcactatatttttttttgaaaaattcacattatatatattttaaaatatttacacattaatGGGTAATATTGAGGACTTTGGGATTTATACgttagatttaaaatattaatcgatGAAAATCAATTTGTACCCCTTTTCGGCCAATGTATTCAGCAATTTGACCGCTGGCAATCGCACCAACCATTGCGCCCACATTTGACAACGAACCAAAAATAGAATACTGcatcacaaattttttttttttgagaaaataaaatcggtttaaattgaaaaaaaaaatgaaatgggaATTTAAGTGATTCAAATTTAGACCTCTGAAACCGAAAGCTTGAGATCTTCAACGATTTGATCTTGCGTAGGTGAAGAAAATCCACACtgcattttcaaatttgaaacatcatttaagaaaaaccta
This genomic window contains:
- the LOC105802192 gene encoding sugar transporter ERD6-like 6, whose protein sequence is MSFRDDTEDGRDLKKPFLHTGSWYRMRQSSIMSSSAQVIRDGSISVVLCVLIVALGPIQFGFTCGFSSPTQDQIVEDLKLSVSEYSIFGSLSNVGAMVGAIASGQIAEYIGRKGSLLIAAIPNIIGWLAISFANHSSFLFMGRLLEGFGVGIISYTVPVYIAEIAPQNMRGSLGSVNQLSVTIGIMLAYLLGLFTNWRVLAVLGILPCLILIPGLFFIPESPRWLAQMGMTDEFEASLQVLRGFDTDISVEVNDIKRAVASSRKTTTIRFADLRRRRYWYPLTVGIGLLVLQQLSGINAVLFYSSNIFERAGVKSSNVATFGLGLIQVIASGVTTWLVDKAGRRVLLMISSSGMTLSLLLVATAFYVEGYILEDSVIHSVMGIMSLVGLVAFAISFCLGVGAIPWVIMSEILPVNIKGLAGSVATLFNWMTAWAVTMTANLLLSWSGGGTFTIYAGLAAFTIIFVARCVPETKGRSLEEIQSSFR